The genomic DNA GAATTGTGCAAAGTCACGTGCGCTCAGATCACCGAACAGGAGAAATTCCTGATTCTGGGTGAGAACTATCGGCGGTTGCTGGCGGCGCAGGCTGCGAAAGCAGACTGATGGCAGCTGAGCTCTATCATTCTCCCCGACGTCCCGTGCGGCGATAATCCTGGGGCGTCATACCGGTTGTTTTGCGGAACTGGCGTGTGAAGGCACTCTGGTCGGCATAGCCGACATTCAGGGCGATCGTAGAGATGGGAGCGTCCGTCTCGCATAACTGCTGTTGAGCCAGATCGATGCGGAGCTTCAGCAGCCACTGGCTGGCATTCAAACCGAATACGCGACGGATACGGCGGTCGAACTGATAGCGGGACATCTGTGCCTGCGCAGCCAGTTCCGGAATGGAGGGAGGTTCTGCCAGATGCTGTTCGGCATATTGGATGGCGGTGGCAACGTGCTGATATTCTGCTGTGGCGTAGTCGGGCAGTTGCAGGTCTTGGGAAACCCCAACCAGACCGACCACGGTCCCCCGGCGGTTCTTGAGGGGCAGCTTGGTCGTCAGGCACCAGCCCACTTCCCGCGAGGGGTAGACGTGCAGTTCGAGTTAGGAAAGCAAGGGTTTCCCGGTTTTGAGCACACGCTGATCCTGTTCCTGAAAGCGGTTTCCCAGCGGCGACCGAAAGACTTCACAGGGAGTCCGTCCCAGTAGCTGGGCCTTGGTCTGCATGCCACACCGCTGCTGCAGCGTGGTGTTCACCACCAGATAGGCCCCACTCCTGTCCTTGATGAAATAGACGATATCGGACAGATGATCGAAAAGTGCTTCGCCGGTAAACGGTTCGTCCAGTTGCTGCAGGAATTCGTGGATCATTGTCGTCCCCTCGGATCCAGATCGCTAAAAGACTGAGTATGCGCATTTTCAAGTCTGTCGTCGAGGGAGCGACTATACAGTTCCCCCGCGAAACAGGTATGCTGATACTGGATTAACCGCATTCAGAGTCCCCCGGAACAAGGAGACGACGCGTGACCGAAGAGAGCCGAATCTTTCGTGGCTGCATGCCGGCTTTGATGACTCCCTGTCAGACAGATGGGAGTCCCAATTATGACGCTTTGGTCAGCAAGGCCCGGGAGCTGATTGACCTGGGGATGCGGGCGGTGGTCTATTGTGGCTCCATGGGAGACTGGCCGCTGTTGACCGATGCACAACGCCAGGAAGGTGTCAGGCGACTGGTCGAAGCGGGAGTGCCGGTCGTTGTTGGTACGGGGGCTCAAAACACGCGGAGTGCGGTAGCCCATGCAGCGCATGCCCAGGAAGTGGGTGCAGCGGGACTGATGCTGATTCCCCGTGTACTTTCGCGCGGCTCCTCACCGGCGGCACAAAAGTCGCATTTCTCTGACATTCTTAAAGCCGCCGACAGGTTACCGGCGGTGATTTACAACAGTCCCTGGTACGGTTTTGAAACTCGCGCGGACCTGTTCTTTGAACTTCGGCGGGCGTATGCAAATCTGGTGGGCTTCAAGGAATTCGGAGGGGCGGAGGCTCTGAACTACGCCGCCGAGCAGATTACAACCGGTGATCCGGGGCTGTCCCTGATGGTGGGCGTGGATACGCAGGTCTTTCACGGATTTGTGAACTGTGGTGCCGTTGGTGCGATCACGGGGGTAGGAAATGCGTTGCCAATCCCCGTACTGAAGTTGATCGCGCTTTGTGAACGGGCCGCGCAGGGAGATGTCGAGGCACGCAGGCTGGCTCTGGAACTGGATGCGGCCCTGGCGGTCCTCTCCCGGTTTGACGAAGGCCCCGACCTGGTTCTGTATTACAAATCATTGATGGTACTGGAGGGGAATCCCGAATATCATTTGCACTTTAATCCGTCGGATCAGCTGTCTGAAAGCCAGCGGTGTTTTCTGCACGATCAGTGGCAGTTATTTAAGAACTGGTGGAACCAGTGGCCGGGAGCAAACGCATGACGGTATCTGAATCGCGGGTCCACGTCATCGACTCGCATACCGCAGGGGAGCCGACGCGTGTCGTGCTGGCCGGAGGTCCCGAGCTTGGTACGGGACCGCTGAGTGCGCGACGGGATCGGTTCCGGGAGACCGCAGACGGGTTTCGTCGTACCCTGATTGATGAACCACGGGGCAACGCGGCGATGGTGAGTGCCCTGCTCTGTGAGCCGACGGATCCCTCGTGCGCCGCGGGCGTCATCTTCTTTAATAACCGCGGCTACCTGGGGATGTGCGGCCATGGGACAATCGGCGTTGCAGTTACGCTGGCCTACCTGGGCCGGATTCAACCAGGGATGCTCAGGCTCGAAACGCCCGTGGGTATCGTCAGTGTCGAACTGCACGACGCGCATACGGCGTCGATTGAAAATGTTTCCAGTTATCGTCTCAAG from Gimesia sp. includes the following:
- a CDS encoding AraC family transcriptional regulator; amino-acid sequence: MGWCLTTKLPLKNRRGTVVGLVGVSQDLQLPDYATAEYQHVATAIQYAEQHLAEPPSIPELAAQAQMSRYQFDRRIRRVFGLNASQWLLKLRIDLAQQQLCETDAPISTIALNVGYADQSAFTRQFRKTTGMTPQDYRRTGRRGE
- a CDS encoding dihydrodipicolinate synthase family protein, with the translated sequence MPALMTPCQTDGSPNYDALVSKARELIDLGMRAVVYCGSMGDWPLLTDAQRQEGVRRLVEAGVPVVVGTGAQNTRSAVAHAAHAQEVGAAGLMLIPRVLSRGSSPAAQKSHFSDILKAADRLPAVIYNSPWYGFETRADLFFELRRAYANLVGFKEFGGAEALNYAAEQITTGDPGLSLMVGVDTQVFHGFVNCGAVGAITGVGNALPIPVLKLIALCERAAQGDVEARRLALELDAALAVLSRFDEGPDLVLYYKSLMVLEGNPEYHLHFNPSDQLSESQRCFLHDQWQLFKNWWNQWPGANA
- a CDS encoding PAS domain-containing protein, which gives rise to MIHEFLQQLDEPFTGEALFDHLSDIVYFIKDRSGAYLVVNTTLQQRCGMQTKAQLLGRTPCEVFRSPLGNRFQEQDQRVLKTGKPLLS